The Solibacillus daqui genome has a segment encoding these proteins:
- a CDS encoding sigma-70 family RNA polymerase sigma factor: MKINEHNFIKYLQGGKENALDYVIDHYLPLIKGVVLKILGPLDINDIIKECCNDILLSIWKNAKKFNGDAADFQKWVCVIAKYKAIDYYRMEIKKKESPTLDIELTPSDSLKYESTYLEEQENIQAIISTLKPVDQKIFIMRYLLDFDTEEIAHQLLMTKSAIDNRLYHGRKKLKKDLGGMPIEKSV, translated from the coding sequence ATGAAGATTAATGAACATAATTTTATAAAATATCTTCAAGGCGGCAAAGAAAACGCTCTTGATTACGTAATCGATCACTATCTTCCATTAATAAAAGGTGTTGTATTAAAAATTTTAGGTCCTCTTGACATTAATGACATCATAAAGGAGTGTTGTAACGATATTTTATTATCTATCTGGAAAAACGCGAAAAAGTTCAACGGAGATGCAGCTGACTTTCAAAAATGGGTATGCGTGATAGCCAAATATAAAGCAATCGATTATTACCGCATGGAAATAAAGAAAAAAGAAAGCCCCACTTTGGATATAGAGCTTACGCCGTCTGACTCCTTGAAATATGAAAGCACCTATCTGGAAGAACAGGAGAACATTCAGGCAATCATCTCAACATTAAAGCCTGTCGATCAGAAAATTTTTATAATGAGGTACCTGCTAGATTTTGATACAGAAGAAATTGCCCATCAATTACTGATGACAAAATCGGCTATTGATAACCGGCTTTACCATGGCAGGAAAAAACTAAAAAAAGATTTAGGGGGTATGCCCATTGAAAAATCTGTTTAA
- a CDS encoding GTP pyrophosphokinase, producing MYQETNKIDLVQKVLKNWKGFFIPYEMALNELKSDFNIIDLEWKSKHGYSPIEHMKTRMKTIMSLVEKIENKEIPLTQESIKQEIRDIVGVRIITSFIDDVYLLKEHIEQREDIRMIRVKDYIKEPKKSGYKSLHLVVETQVILSNEVIWVPAEIQIRTSAMDFWASTEHKLNYKYQGESIPEEAQKQLIELSNASSLLDKEMSKLRIQLLSSETDSNG from the coding sequence ATGTATCAAGAGACAAATAAGATTGATTTAGTTCAAAAGGTTTTAAAAAACTGGAAAGGCTTTTTCATCCCATATGAGATGGCGTTAAATGAGTTGAAGAGTGATTTCAATATTATTGATCTTGAATGGAAATCGAAACACGGATACTCTCCCATTGAGCATATGAAAACACGCATGAAAACTATTATGTCATTGGTTGAGAAGATTGAAAATAAAGAAATACCGCTGACTCAAGAATCTATTAAACAAGAAATACGAGATATTGTTGGAGTACGAATTATCACTAGCTTTATTGATGATGTATATTTGCTGAAGGAACATATCGAGCAGCGTGAAGATATTCGCATGATTAGAGTAAAAGACTATATTAAAGAACCTAAAAAGAGTGGCTACAAAAGCCTTCATCTTGTTGTAGAAACGCAAGTCATCTTATCTAATGAAGTGATATGGGTTCCCGCGGAAATCCAAATCCGAACATCCGCTATGGATTTTTGGGCATCAACAGAACATAAACTCAACTATAAATATCAAGGTGAATCGATACCGGAAGAAGCTCAAAAACAATTAATTGAGCTATCCAATGCTTCCTCGTTACTGGACAAAGAAATGTCTAAATTAAGAATTCAACTACTATCTAGTGAAACAGATTCAAATGGATAA